In Pongo abelii isolate AG06213 chromosome 5, NHGRI_mPonAbe1-v2.0_pri, whole genome shotgun sequence, the DNA window AAAGcagccattttcataatattttattatatgtgtgaaaatgaactaTGACTTCTATAtcacaacatacaaaaaaattaacatgggtcatataaataaacatataagctagaaattaaaagcttctgaagaagaacataaaagaaaatatttatgaccttagaataggtaaagatttcttaggATTCAAAAAGCACTTAACTGCAAAAAGATAATTGATGAATTTTGAGTTAatcaaacttaaaagcttcttCTCCTTTGAAGACACCATTCAAAATGAAACATCGACTGAAAAAAATAGCACAATGCATTTATTTGACAAAGGACTTTtaagcagaatatataaagaagtcaTATACTTTTATCATAAAAGGAAACACTATAAAATATGGACAAATGActtgaacagacacctcacaaaagaatatgtaaatgaccaatgaaaagatgctcaatgacTTAGTTGTTGGATAATTGTAAATTAAAAACTACTGTGAGATTaataagtctagagatctaatgtatagCCTGAGGACTACAGTTGATACCATTGTATTATATACTGGAAATTTCTAATAGATTTTAAGTACTCTTACCACAAGAAAAGTAACTGTGAGttgataaatatgttaattggGTTGACCATAGTAATCATTTaactatgtatatcaaaacatcatttgggaggccgaggcgggtggattgtctgagctcaggagttcgagaccagcctgggcaacatggtgaaaccccctctctactaaaacacaaaaaagtagctggacgAGGCAGaatgaacctgtaatcccagctacttgggaggctggggcgggagaatggcttgaacccaggaggcggaggtttcagtgagccgagatcgtgccattgcactccagcctgggagacagaatgagacttgcctcaaaaaaaaaaaaaaaaaaaaaaaaaaaaatcctgtatgtcctaagcatatacatatacaacaaaaaaaattttaaaaattagcctgccgcggtggcttacacatgtaactcagcactttgggaggcctaagcgggtggatcacccgagatcaggagttcgagatcggcctggtcaatgtggtgaaacaccgtctctactaaatatacaataattagttgggcatggtggtacatgtctataatcccagctactcaggaggctgaggcaggagagtcacttgaacccgggaggcggaggttccagtgagccgagatcacaccactgcactccagcctgggcgacagagtgaaactcagtctaaaaaaaaaaagccgggcacggtggctcacgcctgtaatcccagtactttgggaggccgaggcgggcggatcacgaggtcaggagatcgagaccacggtgaaaccccatctctactaaaaatacaaaaaattagctgggcgtggtggcgggcgcctgtagtcccagctactcgggaggttgaggcaggagaatggcgtgaacccggaaggcggagtttgcagtgagccaagatcgcgccactgcactccagcctgggagacagagcgagactccgtctcaaaaaaaaaaaaaaagaaagaaagaaaaaaattaaattaaaaagctataatgagatatcacctgaTATCCACTAGAATGTCTATCACACGACCCTGAAATTCCACTAATAGGTTTTgaccaaagagaaatgaaaatatacatccACAAAAGACTTGTACACGAAAAGTTTATAGCAGATtgattcacaacagcaaaaactggaaaccaccCCACATTGGTTCTCTATTACAGCATAAAAAGTTATCCCAAAACTTAATGGCTTcaaacagcaaatatttactatctcacagtttctatggGCCAGCAATTCAGAAGCAGCTAAATAGTAGCTGGTGATTCTAGCTTTGGATctctcttttaacttttttaaaactttttgtgaaTACATAGTAGATGTATCTATTTTAGGATCTTTCTTGACATTGTAGTCAAGATGTCCTCTGATTGTATTTCTAAGAAGATTTGGATGAAGCTGAAGGATTCACTTACAAGATGTCCCGGTCACATGTTGCATGTTTTTAGTAGGGAGCCTTAGTTTCTCCCCATATGTGTGTTTCCATTCACTGCTAGGATGGCTTCCTCCAAAGTAAACAATCCACAAAGAAGAAGTCACAATGTTACTGTGACATAGTCTTTGATGTCACACCCCATCATTTCTACCAGATTCTATTTGTTAAAACTGAGTCACTCAGTACAGCTCGCATGCAAAGGTAAGGGAAGTAGGCTCTACTTTGTGAAGAGGATATAAGAAAATTGGGggccatattttaaaacaaccacAAACCTGAATGTTCATCAAcaagtgaatggatgaataaattgtgatatatttagGCAAGAGAATACTACTcactgatgtttttaaaaaagaaatggactATTGATACACAAAACAACATGGATGATCCTCAAAACTGTTGTACAGAGTATAAGACACCAAACACAAAAGAGTATGTACTGAATGAATCTTTTATGTGAAGTTCTggaacaagcaaaacaaaatgatagAAATCAGAGCAGTGGTTGCCTAGAGCATGGAAAGAATTATTGTAAGTGGGCATGATGAAATTTCTGGAGTGATGGAAATGCTCTACATCTTCAGTAGAGTAATGGTTGTCTGCATGTATACATTTGTTCACATTCAATGAATTGTCCATTAAAATATGTGCACTTTATTATATAAATCAtacctcaattttaaaaagagaagggaaataaaCCAAATAAGGGGGGACTGAATGAGCACATTTGAGGCTTGAGGGGAAGACTGGAAATATGGGCCACTCAGAAGGTGTGGATCGAGAGAGAATAGTGCCTTTCTACTCCCCAGTGACACACAGAAGCAGAGGTGACATTTTTATATACCAAAGAGAACCCAGTTTCTGGCATGCTTCCTTTGAATCTTCACATCCCTTCTTAGCCATTAGTAGCTGTGGTCAATTAGCTGTCTATAGGTTATGGGGCCCCTAGTCTTGGCAGAATTAATGAGCTACTTCTCTCTATGGGATGGGAGTCCTGGGATTCCTCCCCACATCATCTCACTATGcctttttttctgcctctaaCGTCACTAAAAGAGAGGTTAACTTACTGGATTGAGGAAAAGAAGTCGTTAGCAAGAGTTCCATAGTAAAGAGCTAACTCTAGCTCATGTGTCTGGCAGAGTGATGGTGGAACGTGGTTAGTGCATAGCTTCTTCAGCCAGACCACCTGGGTTAAAATTTGGTCTTTGGCGCTTACTAGCTATACTTTCTAGAACAAGATATTCAAACTCTACATGTCTTCAATTATTGATCTGTAAGGGAAGGTAATAATAGTATCCACCTTTTGAAGTTATAAGGAGCCGTAAATATGAAGCACTTTTTTGAGTGCCCACGGAAGTAAGCACTAGCAATCAATACTCTTAACTGAAATCCAAGTTCCAATAAATATCGAGTGTAACATTCCTCTGTAGTTTGCTTTTAGTTCTCATTGTGAGATCACAAGTGGAGGCTCCAACCCGTCCAGAAGTTCCTTTCTATGGGGAAGCTGTGGCAGCAAGGCCACAAACAGAGTCTGACTTAATTGCAAGTAAGTCACAAGTTTATTCCCCTACAGCCCATCAATTTCCACATGTTCTTAAGACAGTTCTGAATCAAACAGGGTCTACAATCCTGGTACTGATACTCATTGGCAGGGgaaccctgggcaagttacttaacctctttgagacTGTTCTTCTGCAGAGATATTAACTGTCTAGCAGGGTTCCTTTAGGAAGCAGATATTCCAGGAAATTATTTAGCACAGTGTTAGTATATAGGACATAACAGATAGTAACTGTCAAAACTATAAGTGGTTATTATTATTGAACTGTAGAAAAGAATTTGTCTCATAACTTTGTAGCAGTTAGTACCTGACTGGCTCTTTGAGGAccagaaaagaataaattaatgtgCTTCTGTGTGGAGTTAATGGGACGTAGGGAAAGTAGTGCTTGCCTATTATTGGTGTCAGAGAAAAGGACCAGAAGAAACAGGGTAAGTAAAAGGCACGTTATTAAAGATAGAAAACGGGAGAGTGCAGAGAGTCAAAGGAAGATATAAACTGAAGAGATTCAGAAAAAACATACAGTGAGACAAGTTGCCAAGAGAGTAAGAATGTAAGAAATGCTGCAGTTTATGGATGAATAAAACTCTGGACAATTGCTGAGACACAAAAGATATGGGGctacaaagtttaaaaagaaatgataaatttaaaataatcagaatAGTGTTTACTTCTTCAGTGGGAGAGAAGGAGATGTGATCAGGGAGGAGAACACAGAAGACTTCTAAGATACCAGTAATATTTGATCTGTTCTTAAATCAGGAGGAGATTCAGGTACACCATGTGTTTATTATTCCATAAAATCCACAGAtgtgttttatatactttttgtttatataatttttttaaaattaagggaaCAAATCTTATCTTCAAGGAGAGACATAATGATGGAGGAAGGAATATAGAAGGAGACAAAAAGGAGGGAGTCTTGATGAAAAGGGAGATGGGAGGCAGCTTTTAACACCAGACAGGGTCTTCTGATGCAGAGGTGATTGTGCCATCCCATAAAGTCCCAGGGCACTGTCTGCCAATGAGACCACCAACTTGCTTGCCCTAAATGGCCACATACCCTAAATGGCCCTCCTGCCATTGTCTGTGCTCAGAAAACCCTCAGTTTCTGCCTCTTACCTGCCAGGGTGGTGCCGCATCCCACCCCCATCATTGAGCTTGCCTCATGTGTCTCAGCGCAGTCTTTTACAGCAAAAATGCATGTCACCTCCTCCTAAAGGCTTTCCTTGGCCCACCCACCCAGATTCCTCCTTTATTGTGCAGACTCTTTGCTAACCCACACCTCATCTTAATTTATTTGCCTTCAATTCTGGGTGGCGGTGTTGGGCGGGAGGGTGGTCTCAATTTTCCCATGTATTTCCCAGTGTTTATTGAGTACATGAGGCCATACTCTTCTAGTCTCTTTGCTTCTCATGATAGGAACTGAACCCACCAGCCTATACTTTAAAGCTTGTTATTTCACTGACTAAGGAAAGGCTACTTAAGAGGGCAAGCTCAGACATACATGATCTGGAGTGGATCTTCCATGGGAAAACACGTATATAACAGAAATTATTGGCAAAATTGTAAGTATGGTCTACGGAGTgagtaataatattttattatttatttagttagttttgagacagagtttcactcttgtcacccaggctggagtgtaatggcacgatctcagctcactgcaacctccacctctcaggttcaaataaatgattctcctgcttcagcctcctgagtagctgggattacagacacctgccaccacaccccactaattgttttttttttttgtattttttgtagagacagggtttcaccattttggccaggctggtctcgaacatctgacctcaggtgatctgcccgcctcggcctcccaaagtgctgggattataggcatgagccactgcacccagccaataatacTTTATCAATGTTGGCTTTCCTGTATTTAGTAACTGAGctgtttttacattaaaaaatatttctatcttaGAAACATGAAGAAGTAAAGAGGCATTATATATGCAACGCACTCTCCAATAGCTCAGGGTAAATATAATTGCATATGTAAAGATAAAGCTGTGAtgataaaaatgtcaaatattagCACTTTACCAATATAGATAAAGAACATTCAGAAATTCTTTAAATTACTCTTAAAATTTGGGGGGTTTGAAgtcttataaaaataatgttttaaatcttAAATAGTGAATAGAATTAAGAAAGTAACAAATTCtgattccttcctttttttctttaaattcttccAGATCCTGAATGATTTCTACTTAAACATCCCAATATCAACTCTCTATTTTGCTATtgacataattttatttgaaaggcaaaaaatttttaaaattatatcatctttttaatttctaagcCCCAGAACAAGACAATTGGCAGCATTTTCTTTCATGTTATTTTGCTACATTCTATATAACGTTAAGTTGAGGTTAGGGATTTTCATTTGTAGAGAAAGCTCTTACATTTAGTTTgcatcataatttttttaatggagaaggAACAAAATACCTCATTGATTTTTCTATGGATGGAGTCAGTACACACAGAGGAGAAATCTTTTTGTTAATTCTACACTCTGCCTCTGATTGACAcctctgcaaacaaagataaagtAGACAAAACATGAATAATTCCAGGAAATTTATACCCCAGAATACAGAATAATTTTGCATAAATATGAATAGTAGGGAAATTCTATCAAATgattcttttctaattctttatggATGTACATAATGAAATATTCAGAACTACCACAACATTTAGAATAAGATAGAGCCTAACAATttattgttgaattaatgaagaTTGGTTAATTAATCCATGTTTTACATCAGCTTTCTTTGCCCTCACCCAGGAAGTCAGAGGCACCAATGTGAGGTTCCATCTGCTTTCCAGCACATTCGTGGTTTCCTCACTTCTGCTAGACAACGTTTGATCAGAAGGAACAGGGAACGAGAAGGAGCTGCTGGATGGTGATAAGCCTGAGAAAGAGAGGCTGGACGagcaaagacagaaaagaaacacCCACCTACTGTGACATCACAAACACCCAGGCTGAGTTTTGATAAGACAGGTTGAATCACACTGGGGTGACAGCCTCATCCCTCCAGGTACAAACAAGAAAAGGCCATGGTTAACCAAAGCTCCCCCATGGGCTTCCTCCTTCTGGGCTTCTCTGAACACCCAGCACTGGAAAGGACTCTCTTCATGGTTGTCTTCACTTCCTACCTCTTGACCCTGGTGGGCAACACACTCATCATCCTGCTGTCTGTGCTGGACACCAGGCTCCACTCTCCAATGTACTTTTTCCTCTCCAACCTCTCCTTCTTGGACCTTTGCTTTACCACAAGTTGTGTCCCCCAGATGCTGGTCAACCTCTGGGGCCCAAAGAAGACCATCAGCTTCCTGGGCTGCTCTGTCCAGCTCTTCATCTTCTTGTCCCTGGGGACCACTGAGTGCATCCTCCTGACAGTCATGGCCTTTGACCACTACGTGGCTATCTGCCAGCCCCTCCACTATGCTACCATCATCCACCCCCGCCTGTGCTGGCAGCTGGCATCTGTGGCCTGGGTTATGGGTCTGGTCCAATCAATAGTCCAGACACCACCCACCCTCCACTTGCCTTTCTGTCCCCACCGGCAGATAGATGACTTTTTATGTGAGGTCCCATCTCTGATTTGACTCTCCTGTGGAGACACCTCCTACAATGAAATCCAGTTGGCTGTGTCCAGTGTCATCTTCGTGGTTGTGCCCCTCAGCCTCATCCTTGCCTCTTATGGAGCCATTGCCCATGCAGTGCTGAGGATTAACTCTGCCACAGCATGGAGAAAGGCCTTTGGGACCTGCTCCTCCCATCTCACTGTGGTCACCCTCTTCTACAGCTCAGTCATTGCTGTCTACCTCCAGCCCAAAAATCCCTATGCTCAAGGGAGGGGTAAGTTATTTGGTCTCTTCTATGCAGTAGGCACTCCTTCACTTAACCCTCTCATATACACCCTGAGGAACAAGGAGATAAAGCAGGCACTCAGGAGGTtactggggaaagaaagagactCCAGGGAAAACTGGAGAGCTGCTTAATGTACTTTTGAAAGTAAGAAGAGTTTCTTCATGATTTATGAACATGCTAAGTTTTCCAGACTACCCTTCCCACACACACCTGAGCCACTATGGTGGGTCATGGTGTGGCTTTGTTATCTATGAGagggagaatgagaaagagagggagCGAGAGATAAAAAAAATTGGGTGAGAGGAGATAGGTAGCTCCATAAGGCACCATAAATTCAAATATTATCATTCCTATCACTGTCCATTCTTAATATTTCTATCCTCCATTCTGTTCTTTTTACTATCATCACTTCTATAGATTTCCTAACTCCACCATGCCTATTTCTGGTTATATAATTGCTCTCCAAGTGTCATGTCAGTGTAGGGGAACTACTCCATCATGGCATTCTGGACACCTTGCATGTATCTATATAAGTCATGTAAGGAAAGGCTTGAAGAACAGCTAATCTGAGATTTAGAAGGATGCTTTTTGATCCTCCTGGAATATGAGAGGATGGGAGGCTCTTTAGGACTTGCCTCAATGCCATCTCTCACTCTCCTTCTTATATCCCTGGGAGGATGCCACGTGATAAGTCTTTACTGTATCCGAGGTTTTGATGGACCATGGGGTTTTCTGCCCCACACCCTTTAGGATACAGCTGAAGAATATAATGAGGAATAGCTGGATTCTAGAACTGACTCCTCACCAGTGGTATAGTCCACAATAGTGTCACAGTCATCTGGCCCCTTTTGTTTCCGTGTCATCCTTTTTGGTGTGTAGGACAAGGAGCCAGGGAATTGGCACGTTtggcttttacttcttttttatatgtaaataataagCCATCTAAGTGTAAAAGTGGCTCATATCTATTCCAGCCAAATCAGCTGGGCCTTGGCCTTGCCTTGCTTCTCATGAGTGTGCTTGACAGTCATCACCTTCACTCTGTCTCCTTTTCTGGTTCTTAGCATTTTAGCTTagttcattcaggctgctatcacaAGCTACACTTAAATTGGGTGGTTTATaaataacaaacatttctttcttacagttctagaggctgcaaACTCCAAGATTAAGGCAGATTTCATGCCTATTGAGGGCCTGCTTTCTGATTATAGAAGGTGATGTCTTGCTGTGCCCACACATGGCGAAAGGGGCTACCAActctctggagtctcttttatgagggcactaattCCAATCATGAAGGCTcttccctcatgacctaatcactgcCCAAAGGCCCCATGTTCTAATGCCATCATTTTGGTggtttaggatttcaacacatgaattttggaaggacatAAGCATTCAACCCCCTGCACatgtcttctttccttcttcctcaagTTCCTTTATGTCCAGTTGCTCCTTCTTCTATTGACCCTTTTttgccttctctttctccttcactccCTCAAGTTACAGCCAGAGGAAAGGAGGAACTAAAACTTAGCAAGTCTATGATCACATGCAAATACACACAATGGATTGTTACAACCAAAATGCAGGCTCTATTATTTTCAGTTTAGCAGCCTTTCAAATGTGTATGGTTCTTGCCACATTAAAGTTGCAAATAACAATTTATTTAAGACTGAAATAAAGGTGAAATATTGGAAGGAAaagtttaatgttttatttgtagtatttttttttcctttttccactaaaaagtccagaaaaaaaaaagcaaacataataTAACCTTTGAGTTATAACAGAATATTTCAACAAGGACTTTGTTGCTATCAAGTAACCATATAGTATAGGTTATACAGAACTCCTGTCTTCCGAATTAAGACTCCCTGTCTTCAAAGTATTTAGGCACCCTGGTTACTGAACATGAGCTGGAAGAAAATGAACTGCCTTTCCTTAAGCATCGCTCTACCCCTGGGTCACCTCCAGTGGAGTGGTATGTCAAGAAATGTAATTTGTCCTTTCCGATGCCATAATctaccatattttttaaaattaagtcatGTCGGGAGGAGGTTTCTCAGCTCCTTATCACATGTTTCCACCAGAAACATGGGCAGCTCCGCATCTTGGGCTTCACCACCTTTAGGGTGAGGTGGATGGTCTTCTTGGAAATTTCATAAGACGATAGTGTTTTCTTGGGCTTTGGGGTCTTAAAGCCCAGCAGAAAAACCAAGTCTTGCATGGGAACCTTGGTTTTAGACCAGAGCTGTTCATCTATCTTCTTCACTCCATTTTAGCAGCCAATGTCATGAATTCCCATTCCTCACAATTGACACTCATTTGGGCAATTCTACATAAAGTTGAAatattcttcagaaatgaagatgaaGTAAAGACATTCTCAGTGAAAGTAGGTATCACCAACTCATCTGatttaaaagaaatgcttttaagCATGGATTGCACTGCTTCAGGCAGAGAGGAAATAAAACCAGAGGGAAAATCAGAATATCATGAATGAAAAAGGAACAACAGAAAGGGTAATTATCTGGGTAAATGCAATCgtatattattctctttttgaattctttaaaatatgtatctctGTTGGAACTAAAAAGTACAACACTGATGGG includes these proteins:
- the LOC100450092 gene encoding LOW QUALITY PROTEIN: olfactory receptor 2H1 (The sequence of the model RefSeq protein was modified relative to this genomic sequence to represent the inferred CDS: substituted 1 base at 1 genomic stop codon), producing the protein MVNQSSPMGFLLLGFSEHPALERTLFMVVFTSYLLTLVGNTLIILLSVLDTRLHSPMYFFLSNLSFLDLCFTTSCVPQMLVNLWGPKKTISFLGCSVQLFIFLSLGTTECILLTVMAFDHYVAICQPLHYATIIHPRLCWQLASVAWVMGLVQSIVQTPPTLHLPFCPHRQIDDFLCEVPSLIXLSCGDTSYNEIQLAVSSVIFVVVPLSLILASYGAIAHAVLRINSATAWRKAFGTCSSHLTVVTLFYSSVIAVYLQPKNPYAQGRGKLFGLFYAVGTPSLNPLIYTLRNKEIKQALRRLLGKERDSRENWRAA